One Pyrenophora tritici-repentis strain M4 chromosome 5, whole genome shotgun sequence DNA window includes the following coding sequences:
- a CDS encoding ARG80, Regulator arginine metabolism: protein MASEITEHDQNASPSVHDDGNGALSMENRGPGRERRKIEIKFIQDKSRRHITFSKRKAGIMKKAYELSVLTGTQVLLLVVSETGLVYTFTTPKLQPLVTKPEGKNLIQACLNAPEPSSGDANGVDNDTVESPEDNHAQVPPGQPRGMPPNNNPMSQAYMTPEAALHYQSYLQQQQQQSNQYPMAQQGMPRHPGGHYPQDQKLG, encoded by the exons ATGGCCAGCGAAATCACCGAGCACGACCAGAACGCGTCGCCGTCAGTCCACGACGACGGCAATGGCGCTCTGAGCATGGAGAACCGTGGC CCCGGCCGCGAGCGAAGAAAGATTGAGATCAAGTTCATCCAGGACAAGTCGCGTCGGCACATCACCTTCTCCAAGCGCAAGGCCGGTATCATGAAAAAG GCCTACGAGCTGTCCGTCCTCACTGGTACCCAGGTGTTGCTGCTCGTTGTTTCCGAGACTGGTCTCGTTTACACCTTCACCACGCCCAAGCTGCAACCCCTAGTCACCAAGCCCGAGGGCAAGAACCTCATCCAG GCCTGCCTCAACGCTCCAGAGCCCTCCAGCGGCGATGCGAATGGTGTCGACAACGACACGGTTGAGTCGCCCGAGGACAACCATGCTCAGGTCCCGCCCGGCCAGCCACGCGGAATGCCGCCCAACAACAACCCCATGTCGCAAGCCTACATGACCCCAGAGGCTGCTCTGCACTACCAGAGCTACCTccaacaacagcagcagcagtcTAACCAGTACCCCATGGCACAGCAAGGCATGCCGCGCCATCCTGGTGGCCACTATCCTCAAGACCAGAAACTGGGCTAA
- a CDS encoding PotE, Amino acid transporter, giving the protein MESIEKKRPSSSISRDVEQSLKASVDPDALKLAEMGYTQDMKRKYTVWSVLGVGFSLTNSWFGISAALITGISSGGPLLIIYGIILIALISTCVGISLSELASAMPNAGGQYFWAGELAPKRFRRLASYMTGWLAWWGAMFTSASVALSMGSAIMGCYQLGHPDFVIERWHVFLTYQLANIFCFFFNCYGKALSTVGKTTLWASLISFAAILITVPAVAPTHQHAKFVFATFINTTGWQQGGIAFIVGLVNTNWAFACLDCATHLAEEVHRPEKMVPIAIMGTVGIGFVTSWFFSVAMFFSIVGDFAEIGQSLTGVPILEIFNRALESKAGATVLEALIIVTGLGCLVASHTWQSRLCWSFARDRGLPAHQWLSKVNKELDVPLNAHFVSCVIVAIVGCLYMASLTAFNSMITACIVLLYLSYAVPVVCLLIRGRNNIPHGPFWLGPIGLFANVVLLAWTLFTLVMYSLPYSKPVKAGNMNYVCVIYAVVAFLANVDWLVRGRKRFVVANERKEEGVGRASRIVDLPQQ; this is encoded by the exons ATGGAATCAATAGAGAAGAAGCGGCCGAGCTCCAGCATCTCACGAGATGTCGAGCAATCACTCAAGGCATCCGTGGATCCAGATGCACTGAAGCTGGCGGAGATGGGCTATACACAAGACATGAAGAGAAAATACACTGTATGGTCGGTCCTCGGTGTCGGTTTCTCTTTGACGAACTCATGGTTCGGCATATCAGCAGCCTTGATCACTGGTATTAGTTCGGGAGGTCCACTTCTTATCATCTACGGAATCATTCTTATAGCGCTGATATCGACATGTGTTGGTATTAGCCTGAGCGAGCTGGCAAGTGCAATGCCAAATGCAGGCGGACAGTACTTCTGGGCCGGTGAGCTGGCGCCGAAGAGATTCAGGAGACTTGCAAGCTACATGACGGGCTGGCTTGCGTGGTGGGGAGCCATGTTCACGAGTGCGTCTGTGGCATTGTCGATGGGTAGTGCTATCATGGGATGCTACCAACTAGGCCACCCAGACTT TGTAATCGAAAGGTGGCACGTCTTCCTCACATATCAACTCGCTAATatcttctgcttcttcttcaacTGCTACGGCAAAGCACTATCAACAGTGGGAAAAACCACCCTATGGGCCTCGCTTATTTCCTTTGCGGCCATCCTTATTACCGTTCCAGCAGTCGCCCCAACGCACCAACATGCCAAGTTTGTCTTCGCCACTTTCATCAACACCACTGGCTGGCAACAGGGCGGTATAGCCTTCATCGTTGGCTTAGTGAACACAAACTGGGCCTTTGCTTGCCTTGACTGCGCAACTCATCTTGCAGAGGAAGTCCATCGCCCAGAGAAGATGGTTCCCATAGCTATCATGGGCACTGTGGGCATTGGTTTTGTGACAAGTTGGTTCTTCTCTGTCGCAATGTTCTTCTCGATTGTTGGGGACTTTGCTGAGATTGGACAATCACTTACTGGAGTACCTATTCTCGAAATCTTCAACCGCGCATTGGAAAGCAAGGCTGGAGCGACTGTACTCGAGGCTCTCATTATTGTTACTGGACTGGGCTGTCTGGTTGCAAGCCACACCTGGCAGAGCCGTCTTTGTTGGAGTTTTGCACGCGATCGCGGATTGCCTGCCCATCAATGGCTTTCCAAAGTCAACAAGGAGCTTGATGTACCGCTAAACGCACACTTTGTTAGTTGTGTCATTGTGGCTATCGTGGGCTGCTTATACATGGCCTCGCTCACGGCTTTCAACTC TATGATTACAGCATGCATTGTCCTACTATACCTCAGCTATGCGGTACCCGTCGTTTGCCTCTTGATCCGTGGACGCAACAACATACCACATGGTCCCTTCTGGCTCGGCCCCATCGGCCTCTTTGCAAACGTAGTCCTGCTCGCTTGGACTCTGTTTACACTTGTCATGTACTCGCTCCCGTACTCGAAGCCCGTTAAGGCTGGCAACATGAATT ACGTGTGTGTAATTTACGCCGTTGTTGCCTTTCTGGCCAACGTAGACTGGCTTGTCCGAGGCCGGAAGAGGTTTGTAGTGGCAAACGAGCGAAAAGAAGAAGGCGTTGGTCGAGCCTCGAGGATCGTCGATCTGCCTCAGCAGTAG